The following proteins come from a genomic window of Gynuella sunshinyii YC6258:
- the malQ gene encoding 4-alpha-glucanotransferase has translation MNNSEELTWQLASLLGFKRTYVDYKGQTAEISPQRMLHLIAATGIDCSSDEAVQRAITKLQRQYWLHPCDPIVVLRPHLNAEIKVRLPAGNGVVVSLCLTLESGEKVQLPEYLFQQSPLQQSHEMDGIVIEERTIPLPQNIAPGYHSLELTYPTGSVSVMLAVTPAVGYVNDCLQRNEKIWGTAIQLYSLRSEHNWGIGDFSDLIELIQELASLGAGFVGLNPIHALYPVNAEHVSPYSPSNRNFLNPLYVDVLKVFEFSENMELQDWYNSSEVQSELARLRAEKMIPYSRVSELKQHAFRLLFQTFRQHHVNRHTERFLSFRKFLDEGGLPLFQHCLFEALSEYFHQQNPAACGWASWPEMFLDIHSTEVQKFSESHAEEILFYQYLQFISDEQLQWADDAAKTASMGLGLYRDLAVGADRGGAEVWSNPEAFCQQISIGAPPDALGPLGQNWGLPPMDPVALRNEGYRPFITLVRNNMRACSALRIDHAMALFRLWWCPPGETAAEGAYIHYPFEDMLGILLLESQRNQCMIIAEDLGTVPVEVQQAFPGAGLYSNKVFIFEISGHGCTRPEEYARNALAIVVNHDMPTLAAYWNYEDLKLRERLQLFENDDVIRHEYATRAWARQQILNALHERGFLPPEYPRQADDIVSMNMDLNLAIHRYLSSGYSQLVALQLEDLMLMTEPVNVPGTSTEYPNWRRKLAVSVQQLFADEQIKKFCWQISDTRKQVSDQ, from the coding sequence GTGAACAACTCGGAAGAATTGACCTGGCAACTGGCATCACTGCTTGGGTTTAAGAGGACGTACGTTGACTATAAAGGTCAGACTGCGGAGATCAGTCCACAACGGATGCTTCATTTGATTGCAGCAACGGGTATCGATTGTTCTTCAGATGAAGCTGTTCAGCGTGCGATTACAAAGTTACAACGTCAATATTGGTTGCATCCTTGTGACCCGATAGTGGTACTGAGACCACATTTGAATGCTGAGATAAAGGTTCGGCTGCCTGCTGGCAATGGTGTGGTTGTCAGCCTGTGCCTGACGTTAGAGTCTGGTGAAAAGGTTCAATTGCCGGAGTATCTGTTTCAGCAGTCACCGTTGCAGCAGTCACATGAAATGGATGGGATTGTGATTGAAGAGCGGACAATTCCGTTACCTCAGAATATTGCGCCTGGCTATCATTCTCTCGAACTCACTTATCCAACAGGCTCTGTTTCAGTGATGCTGGCGGTGACTCCAGCGGTTGGTTATGTAAATGATTGCTTGCAGCGAAATGAAAAAATATGGGGAACAGCCATTCAGCTTTACTCGTTGCGCAGTGAGCACAACTGGGGCATTGGTGATTTTTCTGATCTGATAGAGCTGATTCAAGAACTCGCATCCCTGGGAGCCGGTTTTGTCGGCCTGAACCCTATCCATGCTTTATATCCAGTCAACGCTGAGCATGTCAGTCCTTACAGCCCTTCCAACCGTAACTTTCTCAACCCACTGTATGTTGATGTTCTGAAAGTGTTTGAGTTTTCTGAGAATATGGAGTTACAGGACTGGTATAACAGTTCCGAGGTCCAGTCGGAACTGGCCCGATTGAGAGCTGAGAAAATGATTCCCTATTCCCGGGTGTCTGAACTAAAGCAGCACGCTTTCAGGTTGTTGTTTCAAACGTTCCGGCAGCATCATGTCAACCGTCACACGGAGCGGTTTCTGTCTTTCAGAAAGTTCCTGGATGAGGGGGGATTGCCGCTGTTTCAACATTGTCTGTTTGAAGCATTGTCTGAATATTTTCATCAGCAGAATCCAGCAGCGTGTGGATGGGCATCCTGGCCTGAAATGTTCCTCGATATTCATTCAACCGAAGTGCAAAAATTTTCAGAGTCTCATGCAGAAGAGATTTTGTTTTATCAGTACCTGCAGTTTATCAGTGATGAGCAATTGCAATGGGCCGATGATGCTGCCAAAACGGCATCAATGGGGTTGGGGCTGTATCGGGACCTCGCTGTTGGTGCTGACCGTGGTGGTGCGGAAGTATGGTCCAACCCGGAAGCGTTCTGTCAGCAGATCAGCATTGGTGCGCCACCGGATGCACTTGGGCCTCTGGGCCAGAATTGGGGACTGCCGCCAATGGATCCTGTTGCGCTCAGGAATGAAGGATATCGGCCGTTTATTACCTTGGTACGTAATAATATGCGTGCCTGTAGCGCATTAAGAATTGATCATGCGATGGCGCTGTTTCGCCTGTGGTGGTGTCCTCCTGGAGAGACCGCAGCAGAAGGGGCTTATATTCATTACCCGTTTGAAGACATGCTTGGCATTCTGTTGCTGGAAAGCCAGCGTAACCAATGCATGATTATTGCTGAGGATCTTGGCACCGTTCCTGTCGAAGTGCAGCAGGCATTTCCCGGTGCCGGACTTTATTCAAATAAAGTGTTTATTTTTGAAATATCCGGGCATGGTTGTACGCGGCCGGAGGAATACGCTCGGAATGCCCTTGCTATTGTGGTGAATCACGATATGCCGACATTGGCCGCATATTGGAATTATGAAGACCTGAAGCTCAGGGAGCGCCTGCAGTTATTCGAAAATGACGATGTTATCCGACACGAATATGCTACCCGGGCATGGGCCCGACAGCAGATTTTAAATGCATTGCACGAGCGTGGTTTTTTGCCGCCTGAATATCCCAGACAAGCGGACGACATTGTCTCCATGAATATGGATTTGAACCTTGCAATTCATCGTTATCTTAGTTCCGGATATTCACAACTGGTTGCACTGCAATTGGAAGATCTGATGCTGATGACGGAACCGGTTAATGTGCCAGGGACCAGTACAGAATACCCAAATTGGCGACGCAAACTGGCCGTCAGTGTTCAACAATTGTTTGCAGATGAACAAATAAAAAAATTCTGTTGGCAGATATCTGACACTCGAAAACAGGTGTCGGATCAATAG